From one Rhizobium rosettiformans genomic stretch:
- the ubiE gene encoding bifunctional demethylmenaquinone methyltransferase/2-methoxy-6-polyprenyl-1,4-benzoquinol methylase UbiE, with translation MTASRISADGGMETSYGFRQVDEQEKQGLVNDVFHKVAKRYDIMNDVMSAGLHRVWKDAMVAALNPRKDQNYKVLDVAGGTGDIAFRIVEASNRMAHATVLDINGSMLGVGAERAEKKGLSPNLTFVEANAESLPFEDNSFDAYTIAFGIRNVPHIDVALSEAFRVLKRGGRLLVLEFSEVELPLLDKVYDAWSFNAIPRFGKMITGDAEPYQYLVESIRKFPNQPDFARMIERAGFSNVRFTNYTGGIAALHSGWKI, from the coding sequence ATGACTGCAAGCCGCATTTCCGCCGATGGCGGCATGGAAACCTCCTACGGGTTCCGCCAGGTCGACGAGCAGGAAAAGCAGGGCCTGGTCAACGATGTCTTCCACAAGGTGGCCAAGCGCTACGACATCATGAACGACGTGATGTCGGCCGGCCTGCACCGTGTCTGGAAGGATGCGATGGTGGCAGCTCTCAATCCACGCAAGGATCAGAATTACAAGGTGCTCGACGTTGCTGGCGGCACGGGCGACATCGCCTTCCGTATCGTTGAAGCCTCCAACCGGATGGCGCATGCGACCGTTCTCGACATCAACGGCTCCATGCTGGGCGTGGGCGCCGAGCGGGCGGAGAAGAAGGGGCTTTCCCCCAACCTCACTTTCGTCGAGGCCAATGCCGAAAGCCTGCCGTTCGAGGACAACAGCTTCGACGCCTATACGATCGCATTCGGCATCCGCAACGTGCCGCATATCGATGTGGCGCTGTCGGAGGCCTTCCGCGTTCTGAAGCGCGGCGGACGTCTGCTCGTCCTGGAGTTCTCCGAAGTCGAACTGCCGCTGCTCGACAAGGTCTATGATGCCTGGTCGTTCAATGCGATCCCGCGCTTTGGCAAGATGATCACCGGCGATGCCGAGCCCTATCAGTATCTCGTCGAGTCGATCCGCAAATTCCCCAATCAGCCGGATTTTGCCCGGATGATCGAGCGCGCCGGCTTCTCCAACGTTCGCTTCACCAATTACACCGGCGGCATCGCGGCGCTCCATTCCGGCTGGAAGATCTGA
- the mutM gene encoding bifunctional DNA-formamidopyrimidine glycosylase/DNA-(apurinic or apyrimidinic site) lyase, whose product MPELPEVETVRRGLAPAMEGANLQRLELRRPDLRFPLPRDFAARVEGRRILALSRRAKYLLIDLEDDLTVIAHLGMSGSFRIEAAAEANLPGVFHHERSKDEKHDHVVFHLQRPEGPVRVVYNDPRRFGFMELMARSALDTYPAFRDLGPEPVGNILSPDYLATRFAGRSQPLKGALLDQKVIAGLGNIYVCEALWRSHLSPTRKVSTLVTAKGKPKVELELLTQSIREVIADAIEAGGSSLRDHIQADGTLGYFQHSFRAYDREGEPCLTDGCRGTVERIVQSGRSTFYCRTCQK is encoded by the coding sequence ATGCCGGAATTGCCAGAGGTTGAGACAGTCAGACGCGGCCTTGCGCCTGCCATGGAAGGCGCCAATCTGCAGCGCCTGGAGCTGCGCAGGCCGGATCTGCGCTTTCCTCTCCCGCGCGATTTTGCCGCAAGGGTCGAAGGTCGGCGTATTCTCGCGCTGTCCCGTCGGGCGAAATACCTGCTCATCGACCTTGAGGACGATCTGACTGTCATCGCGCATCTCGGCATGTCCGGCTCGTTCCGTATCGAAGCGGCAGCCGAGGCAAACCTCCCCGGCGTCTTCCACCACGAGCGCAGTAAGGATGAGAAGCACGACCACGTCGTCTTTCATCTGCAGCGTCCGGAGGGCCCTGTCCGCGTCGTCTATAATGACCCGCGTCGGTTCGGCTTCATGGAGCTGATGGCGCGCTCCGCGCTCGACACCTATCCCGCATTTCGCGATCTCGGCCCCGAGCCGGTCGGCAATATCCTGTCCCCGGACTATCTGGCGACGCGCTTTGCCGGCCGCAGCCAGCCGTTGAAGGGTGCTCTGCTCGATCAGAAGGTGATTGCCGGCCTCGGCAATATTTATGTCTGTGAAGCGCTCTGGCGATCGCATCTGTCGCCGACCCGCAAGGTTTCGACCCTGGTCACGGCGAAGGGCAAGCCGAAGGTGGAACTTGAACTGCTCACCCAGTCGATCCGCGAGGTCATTGCCGATGCGATCGAGGCAGGTGGTTCGTCGCTGCGCGACCATATCCAGGCGGATGGCACCTTGGGGTACTTCCAGCATTCCTTCCGCGCCTATGATCGGGAGGGCGAGCCCTGCCTCACGGATGGTTGCAGGGGTACCGTCGAAAGGATAGTTCAATCCGGCCGCTCGACATTCTATTGTCGCACCTGCCAGAAATGA
- a CDS encoding enoyl-CoA hydratase, producing the protein MSFETLLIERRDRVALVTLNRPQALNALNSTVMRELSQLLSELQADVSVGAVVLTGSEKAFAAGADIKEMQSLGFVDTYTGDFIGGWDHIAGFRKPFIAAVSGFALGGGCELAMMCDFIIASKTAKFGQPEITLGIIPGMGGSQRLTRAVGKAKAMDLCLTGRMMDAAEAESAGLVARVVEPERLLDEALEAAAKIASFSLPSVMMAKEAVNRAFEQTLGEGLRFERRLFHSLFATEDQKEGMAAFVEKRKPAFKHR; encoded by the coding sequence ATGTCATTTGAAACCCTGCTGATCGAACGGCGCGACCGCGTTGCGCTGGTGACGCTGAACCGGCCCCAGGCGCTGAATGCCCTGAACTCGACGGTCATGCGCGAGCTCAGCCAACTCTTGAGCGAACTGCAGGCCGACGTGAGCGTCGGCGCCGTGGTGCTCACGGGCTCGGAAAAGGCCTTCGCTGCCGGTGCTGACATCAAGGAAATGCAGTCGCTTGGTTTCGTCGACACCTATACCGGTGACTTCATCGGCGGATGGGACCATATTGCCGGCTTCCGCAAGCCCTTCATTGCTGCCGTCTCCGGTTTTGCCCTCGGCGGTGGCTGCGAGCTCGCGATGATGTGCGACTTCATCATCGCCTCGAAGACCGCGAAGTTCGGCCAGCCCGAGATCACCCTTGGCATCATTCCCGGCATGGGCGGCTCCCAGCGCCTGACCCGCGCCGTCGGAAAGGCAAAGGCCATGGATCTCTGCCTGACCGGTCGCATGATGGATGCCGCGGAAGCGGAAAGTGCCGGTCTGGTAGCGCGCGTTGTCGAGCCCGAGCGCCTGCTGGACGAGGCGCTGGAAGCCGCGGCCAAGATTGCCTCCTTCTCTCTCCCGTCAGTGATGATGGCGAAGGAAGCCGTGAACCGCGCCTTCGAGCAGACCCTGGGTGAAGGATTGCGCTTCGAGCGCCGGCTGTTTCATTCCCTGTTTGCGACCGAGGATCAGAAGGAGGGCATGGCGGCCTTCGTCGAGAAGCGGAAGCCCGCCTTCAAGCACAGATAA
- the rpsT gene encoding 30S ribosomal protein S20 produces MANTTSAKKATRKIAARTAVNKARRSRVRGFIRKVEEAIASGDAAVAKDALQAAQPEIQRAATKGVVHANTASRKISRLAARVKALAV; encoded by the coding sequence ATGGCCAACACAACTTCGGCGAAGAAGGCGACCCGCAAGATCGCTGCCCGTACTGCAGTCAACAAGGCTCGTCGTTCGCGGGTCCGTGGTTTCATTCGCAAGGTCGAAGAAGCCATCGCTTCCGGCGACGCTGCTGTCGCCAAGGACGCCCTTCAGGCAGCTCAGCCTGAGATCCAGCGCGCTGCCACCAAGGGTGTGGTTCACGCCAACACGGCATCGCGGAAGATCTCGCGTCTGGCCGCTCGTGTGAAGGCCCTGGCTGTCTAA